The following are from one region of the Oikeobacillus pervagus genome:
- a CDS encoding energy-coupling factor ABC transporter ATP-binding protein produces MESQPLITIKNVSFRYPNQNDLALKDVSLDVRKGEWLAIVGHNGSGKSTLAKMLNGLHFPEKGEITICGFDLTEENVWEIRKQVGMVFQNPDNQFVGTTVEDDVAFGLENNGIDFDTMVTRVKESLHSVGMDHFLNQEPHHLSGGQKQRVAIAGILALQPEIILLDEATSMLDPRGREEVIHTIKQLKSEKDLTVISITHDLEEAAKADRIIILNGGKVYKEGIPNEIFLLDEELVSLGLDIPFPVKLSKHLQEKGFAISHNHLTEEELVKDLWTLNFKI; encoded by the coding sequence ATGGAGAGTCAGCCATTAATCACGATAAAAAACGTGTCTTTTCGCTACCCTAATCAGAATGATCTTGCATTGAAAGATGTCTCCTTAGATGTTAGAAAAGGAGAGTGGCTTGCGATTGTAGGTCATAATGGTTCTGGCAAGTCGACATTGGCAAAAATGTTAAATGGTCTCCATTTCCCTGAAAAAGGTGAGATTACTATTTGTGGATTTGATTTAACAGAAGAAAATGTATGGGAGATCCGCAAACAGGTAGGAATGGTCTTTCAGAATCCTGATAATCAGTTCGTTGGAACGACGGTCGAGGATGATGTGGCTTTTGGTTTAGAAAACAATGGCATAGATTTCGACACGATGGTGACACGAGTGAAAGAATCTTTACATAGTGTAGGGATGGATCACTTTCTCAATCAAGAGCCACACCATCTATCAGGTGGACAAAAGCAACGGGTTGCGATTGCTGGAATTCTTGCTTTACAGCCTGAAATTATCCTATTGGACGAGGCCACTTCTATGTTAGACCCTAGAGGAAGAGAAGAAGTGATTCATACGATTAAACAGCTTAAATCAGAGAAAGATTTAACGGTTATCTCCATTACTCATGATTTAGAAGAGGCAGCAAAAGCAGATCGAATCATCATTTTAAATGGAGGAAAAGTCTATAAAGAAGGCATTCCAAATGAAATTTTCCTCTTAGACGAAGAATTAGTTTCTTTAGGGCTTGATATTCCTTTTCCAGTGAAATTGAGCAAACATTTGCAGGAGAAGGGATTTGCGATATCTCATAATCATTTAACAGAAGAAGAGCTGGTGAAAGATTTATGGACATTAAACTTCAAAATATAG
- a CDS encoding energy-coupling factor ABC transporter ATP-binding protein: MDIKLQNIEYRYSIGTPFERKAIENVHFNIHSGEFVAIIGHTGSGKSTILQHLNALLQPTSGSVIIGDRVIEAGKKAKNLKAIRQKVGIVFQFPEHQLFEETVEKDICYGPMNFGISESEARRRAQELIELVGLPMETLHKSPFDLSGGQMRRVAIAGVLAMEPEVIVLDEPTAGLDPRGRKEIMDMFFTLHKEKKLSTILVTHSMEDAAEYADQVVIMHKGCVYKKGDPRSIFSSPDELFSLGLSIPEVVRFQYSLQKNYGIKLNKTCLTISELVEELDHLRKSGDPS; the protein is encoded by the coding sequence ATGGACATTAAACTTCAAAATATAGAATACCGGTACTCAATTGGGACTCCTTTTGAACGGAAAGCGATTGAAAATGTTCATTTCAATATTCACTCAGGGGAATTTGTCGCAATAATCGGACATACAGGTTCCGGAAAGTCAACGATCCTCCAACATTTAAATGCTCTCCTTCAACCAACAAGTGGGTCAGTGATTATTGGTGATCGTGTGATTGAAGCAGGTAAAAAGGCAAAAAACTTGAAAGCTATTAGACAAAAGGTTGGGATTGTCTTTCAATTTCCTGAGCATCAATTATTTGAAGAAACCGTTGAAAAGGATATTTGTTATGGACCGATGAACTTTGGAATATCTGAATCTGAAGCGAGGAGACGGGCCCAAGAGCTAATTGAACTAGTAGGTCTTCCAATGGAAACATTGCATAAATCCCCATTCGACTTGTCAGGTGGTCAAATGCGAAGGGTTGCCATTGCAGGTGTATTAGCAATGGAACCAGAAGTCATTGTTTTGGATGAGCCTACCGCGGGGCTAGACCCACGAGGAAGAAAAGAAATCATGGACATGTTTTTTACATTACATAAGGAAAAAAAACTGTCGACTATTCTCGTGACCCATAGCATGGAAGATGCCGCCGAATATGCGGATCAGGTAGTGATTATGCATAAAGGTTGTGTGTATAAGAAGGGGGATCCTAGATCGATCTTTTCTTCTCCTGATGAACTTTTTTCCTTAGGCTTAAGTATACCCGAAGTCGTCCGTTTTCAATACTCGCTTCAAAAGAATTATGGGATCAAATTGAATAAAACGTGTTTAACGATTTCAGAACTTGTTGAGGAGTTAGATCATCTTAGAAAGAGCGGTGATCCATCATGA